Genomic DNA from Salvia miltiorrhiza cultivar Shanhuang (shh) chromosome 1, IMPLAD_Smil_shh, whole genome shotgun sequence:
TTCCCTCAGAGGTCTCAACTGTAACATTCCCCATTCCTTCAAAATCaaccttgtcctcaaggttGAAGGTAGGAAACTGGCGATGCAAGTCCTCCCTGACTTCCCAAGAGGAATTCTCTGGTGGCTCACCCTGCCACTGAACTAGGACCTGGCATTGTGGTCCAGCAGACGTCAGAATTTGGCGCTCACCACATATTGCTAGAGGCTTCGGGACAGGGTAAGAGTCAGAGGATTCGTCAGGCAGAGTGCAAACCGGAGTAGAGCCGGAGTCGATAAAGCGCCGGAGCTTGGAGATATGGAAAACAGGGTGGATGCGGCTGGATGAAGGGAGCTCCAAACGATAAGCCACCGAACCGATTCTCTCGATGACAGTGAATGGGCCATAATAACGCTGGGCTAGCTTGGGCAGTTGACGGCCTCGAACGGATGTTTGGCGATATGGCTGCAAACGCACGAGCACTTTATCTCCAACCTGAAATTCCAAATCGCGGCGGTGGCGATTCGCTTGCTGCTTCATACGTAGTTGGGCGCGGTGGAGGTTTTCTTTCAGTTGAATGAGTAACTGATCTCTCTGTTGTAGCAACTCATCTAAGGCTTGAATTTTGGTCATGCCGGAGGAGTAACGAGGAATCATCTGGGGCTGACGTCCATATAGAGCCTCAAACGGAGTCATCCGGATGCTGTGGGAGTAAGAGGTGTTGAGAGAATACTCTGCCCACCCCAAGTGTGCAGCCCAAGTGGTCGGCTGAGCCAAAGTGAAAGATCGAAGGTATTGCTCGATGGTGCGATTAGTAACCTCGGTTTGCCCGTCGGTCTGGGGATGAAATGCGGTACTATGTTTGAGAGTAGTGCCGCTCATCTTGAATAGTTGTTGCCAGAAAGCACTAAGAAAGATAGGGTCCCTATCGGACGTGATAGAATTAGGAAACCCATGTAGCTTCACCACCATCTCCAAAAACAGGGCAGCCGTTTTTGCAGCTGTAAATGCAGTTGGAAGCAAGCCGAAATGAGCGAATTTTGTGAGACGATCAACTACCACGAGTATCACAGTGCAACCACGACTCATTGGCAATCCCGTGATAAAATCCATGGTAACATCCTCCCAGACTTGGTTCGGGATCGGGAGGGGTTGGAGTAGTCCAGCTGGGGGTAGTGTAGAGTACTTCGTCTGTTGGCATATTAAGCAGGAGGCCACAAATTCTTTCACCGCTGAGTGCATACGGGGCCAGTAAAACGAAGATGCCAACCGCACTAGGGTCCGCTTGACACCACCATGACCGGCCATCGGGGTGGCGTGAGCTTCAAATAGAAGACGGGGAATAAGTACTGAGGTGCAGCTGATATAGATACGATGTCTGAAACGGATAATCCCATCAGCTACAGAATAGTCGGAACCAAGTTCCCCACCAAGGAACTTACGGTTAAGTTCACAAAGATCCGCATTCCGCGAGTTCTCTTGCTGAAGGGTTACCAATATTTCTGGCAGCGGTGAACTCTGTACGGACAAAGAATAGCTAGCCAATTCTCCCTCGGCCTCGGTTTCTTTTGTCGGACGTCGGGAGAGGGCATCAGCGGCGAGATTAGAAGCCCCAGTACGGTATTCAATTCTGAAGTGAAACCCAAGCAGCTTGCGCACATATTTTTGTTGTTCCGGGGTTTGGATGGTCTGCTGCATAAGTTCGCGGATGCTCTGTTGATCCGTCCTAATGATGAAGAAACGCCCGAGCAAATATTGGCGCCACTTACGCACTGACTCCACAATGGCTAACAGCTCCTTGGTGTAAACTGAGGAAGCTTGCATCCTTCGACAAAGCTTCTTGCTAAAGTAAGCGATGGGTTGTTCCATCTGCATCAAAACCGCGCCGATCCAGGTCTCAGAGGCATCCGACTCAACAATGAAGGGTACTGAAAAATCAAGAAGACGGAGCACCGGAGTGGTGGATAACGCCACTTTCAACTGCTCAAACGCCCGCTCAGCCTCTGGAGTCCACAGGAAGGGCCCGGCACGAAGGAGGTCGGTGAGAGGGGCCGCTATCCCTGCATAATATCGCACGAACCGCCTGTAATAACCCGTTAAACCCAAGAACCCACGAAGTTGTTTGATGGTTCGAGGTGTTGGCGATGTCTGCATAGCCTCAATTTTCTCAGGATCTGCTTGAACTCCCCCACCCGACAAAATGTGTCCCAAATACGCGACCGAAGACTGTCCAAAAACACACTTGGAAGCCTTTAAGACAAACTCTTGTTCACTGAGTCGTTGAAGGACCTGTTGGAGGTGAGAAACATGGTCTTCCAATGAAGCACTATATATGAGAATATCATCAAAAAACACAACAACAAAACGATGGAGAAATTGAGCAAATAATTGATTCATGGTAGCCTGAAAGGTCGATGGCGCATTGCAAAGGCCAAAGGGCATGACAAGGAACTCGTAGTGACCGTCAGTGGTGCAGAACGCTGTTTTGGCAATATCCCGGTGGTGGACCCGAATTTGATGATACCCGGAGCGAAGATCCAGCTTTGTGAATATACGGGCCTGCCCTAAATCATCGAGCAATTCATCAATAGTAGGGATAGGGAAATTATCTTTGACTGTCACAGCGTTGAGGGCGCGGTAGTCTATGCAGAAATGAAACGTCCCATCTTTCTTACGGACGAGCAGTACCGGCGAAGAGAATGGCGAGTGACTCGGTCGGATAATGCCTTGTTCTAGCATTTCAGCGACTAATTTGGCCATCTCTTGCTTCTGAAATTGAGGGTACCGGTAGGGGCGGACATTGACGGGGGCCGTGGATGGGTGGAGGTGGATTCGATGGTCAATGGCCCGGTGTGGCGGTAACCCCGTAGGAGGAGAGAATAAGCGGTGGTACTGACGCAGTAGGGAAGACATCACTTCAGGAGTAGTATCTGGAACCTCAAATTGGCCCATCATGGTAGGCCCATCAAGCAATGGGTTGGGCCGAATGTAAACAACATATAACGAGTCCAATACCTTGTCATGGATCGCAGCAGTCAACTGAGAAAACGAGATGGGATGAACCGCAATTGAGGGGTCACCGATTAAGGTGATGGGCTTGCCATCGCGTTGGAACACCATCGTCTGGGCGGCGTAATCATGAGTGACGGGGCCCAAGGTTTGCAACCACTGGATACCTAAAACCACCGATGGGCTGGCGATCTTGAGGACATGGAGGTCCACTGACAACGTACAATCTTGAATCTCGATTGGCACTGCATAACAAATTTAGGAGCATGTGAGGTAATCCTCATTACCCACGTAGACACGAAATGGTGGAATCGCTGCGACGGTGAGCTTAAGGGATTGAACCACTGTTGGTTGTATGAAGTTGTGGGTACTCCCACTGTCCACCAACACTCTCACAGAGTGGCGATTGATAGTGCCCTCAAGGTGGAGAGTACGGGGGCGGCCTAATCCGGAGAGGGTGTGAAGGCTGGAGATGTCCCCGCACACCGCGGCATCTGGTGTGGGCAATTCCTGAGATGGCACCTCCTCTTGGGATATGAGATCAGTCTCAGTGTCAATAATCTCTGCCTCATCATCCGTACCCAAGAGCCCGTAGAAACGACTCCGGCAACGATGCCCCGGTGACCACTTTTGGTCGCAGTTATAGCAAACGCCCTTATCTCGTTTCTCGCGGAGCTCCTGCGGCGTAAACCGGCGGACTGGTAAGGTAGGACCTGGTGGAGGTCCTGTAAGGAGTGGCGTGGACTGAGATTTAGGGGGCTCCGGTGGGCGGCTCCCCACCGTTGGGGAATGAGAATGAGGTGTGGTAGAGAAGGGCACAAATGATATTGGTGTCGCTTTGACAGGAGTTCGGGCTAGCCAGCGTTGCTCTTGCCGCGTTTCCGCCAAACGGGTCTCGTAAGCGCGAGCCAGAGCAAACGCCTCCATGAGGGTGGAAGGTTTGGCAAAAGAAAGCTCACGGCGGATGTCAGGCTTTAGCCCCGTGACAAAAAAACTGATCAACAAGGATTCTGAAATCCCTTTAACCTTGTTCATAAGCTCCTCAAATTCAGCTTGAAAATCACTCACCGATGACGTCTGCGTCAGTTTGGAGAGAGCGCCCTGAGGGTCCTCGTAAAGGGACGCACCAAAGCGGTGGCGGATGCTATGGAGGAAGACGGGCCAAGTGGAGATGAGTTGGTTTGATTTCATCCACTGAAACCAAGAAGCTGCTCGTCCCTCCATGTGGAAGGAGACGATGCGGAGGCGGTGGTCCTCCGGAGTGTTGTGGTAGGCAAAAATTTCCTCCACTCGAAAAATCCACCCAGCTGGATCGGATCCATCAAAGCGAGGAACATCCATTTTCATGGAATGAAATGGCGGTGGAGCATTTGGGTCGGGCGGCGGGGGCGGTGGTGGATGACGAGAGAAAGACGACGATGTGGAGCCGGAGTGAGAGGTGAAGTGAGTTTCCTTCGTAGCCATGAAACGCTGAAGAACCGAGTTAGTTTCAGCAAGGGCAGTGGAGGTTGCTGCCACCGCATCGTTGGTCGCCGCCAGTTGGTCGGCGGATGCTGTGATGTGAGTTGCCATCTGATTTTGAAGGACCTTGATAGCAGCGAGAATCTCCGAGTTCGCCATAGAATCAATGAAAGCACCAATTGATATCTATAATCAAAGAAGGGGCTGCTTCGAGTGAGCCTTACTCCAAGATAGAGAGAACAGAGAGAGGAAAGGATAATTTCATTCAACTGATAATCCAATCCTGATACAAAGGTACTGCTAAATAGGAAAAGAAGAGGCATAATGCCGTTACTACTGCCGATCTCTCAGCTATCTCTAACCGTAAGGAAAATGACAGAAGAGGGGACCATTTGAGGGAAAGCAAAAGAAAGCAACAGATAAACCCTAGCTAATACATCTCGTAGTCTCGGAAGCGGCTGGGTAGAGCCCTCGTGCGCTCGGGCTTGCTGACTTCATTTGGGCCTTCATAGTTTGGGCTCATAATTTCTTCTTGGGCTAATGTATCCAATGTCACCCCTGACCCGATTCCCTCAAAGGTCTCAACTGTAAcagtgtgagagagagaaagaggtagATAGAGTGGAAGGAGGGGAAGTCTTTGGTCGCGGATGTGGCGGCCTGAGCGGTGGTGGCGGAACCCAGTGGCGGAGGTCGGCGTCCGGCGATGGTGTGCAGTGCAGGGTGCGGCGTGGTGGGGCGGCTGGGAGTTGATAAGAGAGGCGCTGGAGATGTTTGGCTGATTCACGACTTTCAAAATGACGCATTTTGAATGTTAGAATATAactacaaaacgacgtcgtattacTTGAACTCCGGTGCGTCCACGTTTGCAAATTCTGGGAGCCACGTGAACTAGAATTTATGTTatggtcaacgcgtgtgcaaaattgcaattaaatcaatagttcgtgtattatgaaattaatttttaagatcatatgcaaaatgaaaatttgGTGAAAcgtcgtgtatttttcggctatcaaccctttaaataattttagggGATATGAGAATAATTGGGCTTATAATTGGACATAAATATATATTGGGTCAATTTAGGCCCCAACAACATACCGGTCCCCGAACAGTAAAGCGCAACCGTCAACGTTCACAATCACAAACAAACTGTACATTATGCTTCTGCCACTTGTACCTTCCTCTCTATCCATTTCTTCTTCAGTTCTTTTTCCACTAGTCTATCTAGAAACCAGACAAGACAAACCGTAGACTTCatttgtactctctctctctctctcaactgaCAAACCCCACGACCCGCCACCAACCTCCCACCGCCGCCGCATCTCGGCCACAATGTTCAGGGACGTCTCGGCGTGCAGCACCTACAACTACGGCGACGCCCTCTACTGGGACGCCCGTTACATTCAAGAAGTCGAATGCGGCTCCTTCGATTGGTACCAGCGCTATTCAGCTCTGCGTCCCTTTATACGCAAATATATCCACCCTAATTCGCGCGTGCTCATGGTTGGTTGTGGAAATGCTGgtaaattacttttttttttttttcatttgaggAACTGATTTTGGCTTCGGCTTTATCTAATTAGTGGTGTCGTTTTTGTGAATTAGTTGTATTTTGCTGGAAAGATGTGATTTTGAGCTGCGTCTTTATGTTGCCGGATTTCTTTGAGATGATTCTCCATGAACTGCCTCAAACAGTGATTCGCGTATTTTTACGAGTTATGTATGAAGAAATAATGTTTTGATTAGTTCATGTAATTACCTTTGGCGAGGGTGGGGATGAATTGAGCTATTTCTGGCTGTTACTATTTAGAGGCTATATATTGAAATATATCCCAAACTATATCACCgtttttccaattatatcctgaaaCGTCGACTTTGAAGTGGCTTGCCGTCAATATCACATAAGCTGGAACTGAAAATTTTGTCCGGAGatatatttacatattttttcctAATTTTGGTATTAATTGGTTAAAGGGTAATTTACTATAGGactgagaaaaaaataatagtttGGGATATATTTGACTATTTAGcgttattttgttattttctttGAGCATTGATGCTCTCCCTTTCCTCGCCGAGGAAGGAGTTTGCATATTTATCGTGTTGTCTCTATAATTATTCTGTATAGGGACTATTTACCGAGTTTGTGAATTTTGGGTTTTATGCCTACATGTGTGAGTGTGACGGAAGCTTGTGCTTTATAACATCTCCAAATAGATGATGTCAATTTCGCTTGTTAGTTATCTCGGAGGACATGGTTAAAGATGGGTTCGAGGATATAATGAACATCGACATATCTTCTGTGGCTATCGAGATGATGAGAAAGAAGTATGAGAGTGTACCTCAACTTAAGTGTATCCTCAAAAATGCTATACTTAATTTCTTAACCATACAATGGAAATTGAGTGCTTTTGTTTGTTTCTGCTGCTAGATCGTCAAATAAATGATCTTTCAACATTATTGATTGCTTAGGTTTTGATCTTTCCCTTTTTAGGTTAGTATAAATTTTTTCCCTTGATCTCCTTAAAAAGTTATTCAGACATACAAATGGATGTTAGGGACATGAGTTTATTTCCTGATGATTCGTATGAGAGTGTCATTGATAAAGGTAAGTGGAAGTCATTTTCCGATATGCGTTGCAAAGTTTGAAATTTTGTTCATGTGCtgtaaattaatcaaatattttgcCTGATATTTTGCGTGACCTGCTGACCTGCATAATAGGGACTCTTGATTCATTGATGGTGAGTTGGAtatacatctttctttcttttcatcaTCTCTTTACTTAAATAGCTGACAACTTTTTTTgtcgattttttttctttagtgTGGTACTGATGCTCCATTAAGTGCTTCTCAAATGTTGGGTGAAGTTAGCAGGTTCTAGGACTTCTATGTTTTCATGCTGCTTGTTTAAATTCCAtctctttttcttttggttGGGTTGGGTTTATGTAACCTTGCGTGTTTTTTTTCTGTTGTATGACTTGTTTCTAATTATCCGCTTGCAGGCTTCTTAAACCTGGAGGAGTTTATATGTTGGTAAGTATGGCTAAATATGTTATAACTTGCCATGTTCTTGATATCAAATTGTCGCTCAAAGTAGATTTTCCTACTCTGGCTTGTTTTCAGATAACGTATGGCGATCCTAATGTGCGGATGCCCCATATAAACCGGTCAGTTTACAATTGGAAAATCGAATTGTATATCATACGTAAGTCTACTCTTCCTACTGCACAGGAATTCCATTACTATTATTAAGTGTCACAACTTGGATTTGGTGAATCATCACTGCAAGGATGtcattatactttttttttcctgGTTTTCTTTTGCCTTTTCCTGAAATATTCCGTAACCGTTTTCTTCAGCCACAGTTGGTTATCTTAAATAGAGTGCTCATCCTTAATAAATGTGGGAAAATACATATGCACCTTTAGAGCTTCATAAATATAATGAATCATTCTTCATAAATGTGAAATACTAATATATTGTGCGTCTTTAGACCTTTAATCACATACTGATCAGGCACAACTCTTTGCAGAGTCAGTTAATGTCCATGGAATCAAAACCTGACCTAAAATCGGATAAGAAAGGCATGATAGATTAGAAATTGTAGATCGCCAACTGCAAATCCTAAGTTTATACAACCCCATGAATACCAATACGGCAACACCAATACATCTCCGATTGCTTGTTTTCCCTCTTGACTTCCCACACAAATGCTAATCCATGCTCCTCTTCTACAAACTATTTTAACTAAAAAAAGAGCTTCCACTGCAAATACAGACACATATATGAAATAAATCTTAGATTGTTAAACTAGAAGGGATAGAAAACAAGATATTCCATCTATGTATTCACTCTCATTTAATTTACTCCCATGAGAATGAGactaatatatttaatttttatctttagTGACTGGCCTTCTGCTCTTTATGACTGTTTCATAAATTCTTTTACCCGGGATCATCAAtcaggcttttttttttttttgagaacaaTCAGGCTAATTGATggttatttattttgttatcggattgtttcttttattttattcacataCTACAAGTTCTCACTAAGTTATTGGAGTAAGAATAGGTACAGACTTTCTTATTGGAATGCTGAGAATCTTCTTACTGTAGTCATTATTAGCAAAGAGATTGAAAACTACAAATCGTAATCAAAGATTAATCTTGGTTGGAACTGATCTCTAAAGGAAGAATCATGAAATTTTCAGTGAATTTGGTTGAAACTCTTTGTTTGTTTGGTCTATGATGATACTCTTTGTAATGAATTTCTTGAGACGGAGATACTGTGGTATGGAAATGTTGATATCCCTATCGAACGTAGCAGCTAGACCTGGATTTCAGAAGCCCGGTGGAGCCACTGCTTTGAGGTCACACCTCGACCCCATTCCTCTCACGGAGAAAGGCCTACTTCCTGCAGATTATGTGATGGAAGATCCAGATTCGCATTTCATTTATGTGTGTAAAAAGGTAGATGTACCAACTGATCTCTCCAACAAATCTGCTGATGATACAATGAAGAGATAATACATAGAACATGGTGTGAAGGTTTGTTCCTTTCGGCATTAATATAGCCAACGTCacttaattatttcaattatttagaACCTATTATTTTCTTAGCATGTGACCTATGTAGAGGCATTCTATGGCAGTTAGCTCCTGATAACCGAGATAGGCGTTAGTACTTCACCGGAGCGGTAAAAAGAGGAAGAGGCTCGTCTGGACAACGGAGAAATGGTTGCTGGATGGAAAATATGAGATTACACTACCAAGTTTGTGTTTGATTCCCAACTAACTGGTAGTGAATAGGGGACATAGATTACACTCTCCATATTGCTGAATTATATATCATTGATACATGCCAATATGCCATGCCTCTCGGAAAATAATTCTGGTAAGTTCTGTTTATGTTTTAACAGATAAAGTAAGCTTGATTGATCCAATCTGTTGAAGTAGTGTTAGAATTTCTTGCTGTCACTAGAGCATCTGCTGGTTGGAAATGCATGTGTTATTTAGCAGTAACTTAGGGAACATGATATAAAATTTGGTGTTTTACACTTGCAACAAAGTAATACTACTACTTATTTAGATTTCGAATTTCAATACCTTGCTAATTAATTGCTCTACCTATGCCCCGGCTGTCGATGTAAGAAAAGTTAAATCTTGAACATGCTTTCTGGgaattttcaagattttgaaATTTAGTATTACCAGCTCATATTCTCCATAAGTTGGGGATGATTCTACTTATCAtcctaacttaatttttattgcTGCCaaacttgtatttttttaatttgcataaacATTATATGAAATGAAAAATACTGGCTCTTCAACCCTAACCGCAAACGCCTCAAGTCCAAGACAATGATTGACTCATCAAGTTAATCCCCAAATGAAGTTTTGTATGATTCCATTCCACTTGACCCGCTTCGACAGATCCGACCCGAGGCCGGAGTTGAATGAAGATCCATGTGGCAGTCCATGAGATTAATGGGTTTTTTTTAGGAATTTTAGAATTTGATTTGATGCCACCGGAACTTAATTCACGTATTTGAGTTGGCAACATTCAAACAAGAACGGCGTCGTttgtttctttttaaaatttcatgTGTGTAGCTGGTTCGAATAAAATCGTCAGGGCACTATTGTGAAACATTGGAGACCAAATTGCATTATGCTAATGTTAGGTTACCGATATAAAAATGGTTCATAAATTAACGTTATAATACTTCATAGTCCATTCAAATTCAATTGCCCacatttctttattttgatGTCTTATTTTAATAGGATACTAGTACATCtttccgtgcgatgcacgggccacgatatatttatttatttttaaaattttaatttatataaatatattattccctccgtcccactctaataggttcgttttcctttttgagacgtctcactccaataggctcgtttttcattttcagTAAAGAAAATGTACTTAATTGATGTAAACCACGCCACTTACTCCTGAAAAGTtagtttcttaatctctgtgccaaAAAGAAGttagcctattggagtgggacgaagggagtattatttatgagttaaattaattaataacaaaaaaattctgttaatttaaatattaatatttgataatttatcaacttaatgagtaggagtataagtattaaatttgatgagtattgtataataattaaatttactgaTTATAAAGCATATAATTTAAGtgaatctcattttgagcaaataacactaaaaCTATCAATAACAGTATTAATAGACgtcatataataattttgggctcttaaaaaGTACGAActgcattattattaaaagttcatatttaaatagcccaaaaaaattacaaaaatagaaaaaatacgaataatctaaaaacaaaatataacaacaaatatgtttatacaaacaaataaataatttgtacatattattaaataaatctatattacattttaaattctaattttaagataaataactattttttttacaaattcatattgaaatttccttctccttaattgcattaaattaaaataattataatcaagCAATCATGTAAGTTTttttgcaagaaaaaaaaagacatttaattattttttcaccaacaaacgaaaacaaaataaaataactcatcttttatagtattatataaaGATGTATATACTTTATGTcaaatcttataaaaaaaatattataatgatatttttctatttttctaatattataaatatctgaagaaagaaagagagtaaAATAAAATGGTTCAAATAAGTTCAAAGAAAGGAGAATATAACACAAACCTTGTATATTAAAGATTATACATAACACAAACTTAACAAAATTtggtattttttaaaaaactttaaaatttatatagttTAAAATATTGTCTACTCTATCTCAAATTTGAGATAGTTCtttgatatttgattattattttctgtaaaattaaaattaataaatatttttataatatcgTCTCAACGTTTGTTGATAATAGTgcatcatattttttaattaaaagtttttatttacatatttttatgttatgtttgataaagaaattcaacaaataaatttgatgttttatttgttctttttatcaaaagagaagagaacatGATAAATTTTGTGGAGAGAgattaatatatagataatataaACGTGGAGTGAATAAGGAGAGaggggaaaaaaatgaaagaatatagaaaaagaaagaggagagagaaatataatcactttaaaattttaaattataataacttatttatttcaaattcacatttaatgatttttatatcaaattaaaaatcttgtcatgatctttattttaagatacatgtcgaatatattttcataaattaaatttaaaaaaatttagaaaatcatctaaatatgaaaaataggTTAGAAGAGGGAAAAATTTGGAATTGAGAAAAAATGGGTGAATGTATAagaaaatgaggagagagaaaatgtgggaaaaagTGATAGTAGATGAAGCGTAACTTATCTTAAATtctacttttctctctcctctcatcccactctcttttaatttctaaacttttatccttaattgacattataattgCAAAAATACCATTAAATTGGCGGGAATAAAACTGgtgttttatattatatatagatttctcaaaataaaaaatcaatacaTAACAAACATCTCACATCCAAGCAATGTGAATTCCTATTTGTAAATAGCAAGGTCTAGAGTTCAAATCACATAGCTCCTTTTAcctcaagtaaaaaaaaaagatcaacataatttattatttacatCAGATATCCTTGTATCCCACAAATAATTACCTATATTTTTAGTTAAAAGAATATGTTAATTTCTCTCTTCTACCTTTTTGACAAATacactttaaaataaaatactttatgaataatgttttattatacattatttatctttttaataaTTATGCCCAGGCCGTATAACCTATTGAATTAGTACGGAGGAAGTATAGCGTTTTTCCTTCATAATATAGCCTTGCTATAAATGTAATTAAGGTTGGCCAATTGATTGGTTGGGCTGGGCTGGGGTTTGGCCAACGGAAAGTTAGATGAATTAtcctttttccttttcctttcttATATTTCTTTTGCTGGGTATGACACTGATCTTTGCATCTCTTTTCTTTGACTCGTGAATAAAAACCTAGTAGTTGTTGTGGGCAAATTAAATTTGTgcccttttaaaatttttaatggaaaataataaattagatATTAAATTATACTCTTTTTGTCTAGGATGTCGAAAAGTGTGATATATTTGTCATCTAGATCCCTTCATAATAAGAgtggtatttttattttagtacaCATGcccttatatttttaattttattcacaattaatattaaaaaaaaaagtatctcacaaactatttattaattatgtaACAAATCAATTTTGGTGGATCTATTTCTCTATTTTATACCTATCTTCCAATTGATGATTGGGTGTATAACTACATTTACagattatttattaaaactcgtgctctCAAAATCACACCATAATTTTAGGGTTAAGGgggagtatatttatttatattatggGTTATTTATAGGGGctataaatagtgttaataggcaaaaatgtcctctcttatt
This window encodes:
- the LOC131006908 gene encoding uncharacterized protein LOC131006908 isoform X2 is translated as MFRDVSACSTYNYGDALYWDARYIQEVECGSFDWYQRYSALRPFIRKYIHPNSRVLMVGCGNAVISEDMVKDGFEDIMNIDISSVAIEMMRKKYESVPQLKYIQMDVRDMSLFPDDSYESVIDKGTLDSLMCGTDAPLSASQMLGEVSRLLKPGGVYMLITYGDPNVRMPHINRSVYNWKIELYIIPRPGFQKPGGATALRSHLDPIPLTEKGLLPADYVMEDPDSHFIYVCKKVDVPTDLSNKSADDTMKR
- the LOC131006908 gene encoding uncharacterized protein LOC131006908 isoform X1, which produces MFRDVSACSTYNYGDALYWDARYIQEVECGSFDWYQRYSALRPFIRKYIHPNSRVLMVGCGNAVISEDMVKDGFEDIMNIDISSVAIEMMRKKYESVPQLKYIQMDVRDMSLFPDDSYESVIDKGTLDSLMCGTDAPLSASQMLGEVSRLLKPGGVYMLITYGDPNVRMPHINRSVYNWKIELYIIPARPGFQKPGGATALRSHLDPIPLTEKGLLPADYVMEDPDSHFIYVCKKVDVPTDLSNKSADDTMKR